GCATTGGCTAAAAATCAACCATGTATATATTTAGGTAATAAATTGTATTAGCAAAAGTTGATTTCTATACTTTTCAGAGTAGCTAGGGAAAGCTGGACTGGCCTCATTTTTTATGTAATTGGCATGACTGTTGTCGGTAAAATCGAAACAATCAAACATTCATTTTGGAGATAGGCGAATGGAAGCTCCTCAGAGAAATTTAGCTCTTGATCTTGTCCGTGTAACCGAAGCTGCTGCACTGGCCTCTGCCAGATGGCTCGGACGCGGCGATAAGAATTCCGGTGATCAGGCTGCTGTGGATGCAATGCGTCTCAGCTTTAACAGTCTCGCAATCAGCGGAACCGTTGTTATCGGTGAGGGTGAGAAAGATCATGCCCCCATGCTTTATAACGGCGAAAAATTGGGTGCAGGCGAAGGGCCGGGAATGGACGTTGCTGTTGATCCGGTAGAAGGAACCAACCTTCTTGCTTACGGTCGTCCAAACGCTATTTCTGTCGTGGGTGTTGCTCCTACAGGCATGATGCTTGATCCGGGGCCTAGTTTTTATATGCAGAAGCTCGTTGTTCCAACTGCTGCGAGGAATATGGTTGATATCAATGCACCGGTTAAGGATAACCTTACTAAAATAGCAAAAGCTCTTAATAAAGATGTTGATGATCTAGTTGTTTTTGTTCTTGAAAAACCTCGTCATCATGGCCTTATTCAAGAAATTCGTGA
The genomic region above belongs to Desulfovibrio sp. UCD-KL4C and contains:
- the glpX gene encoding class II fructose-bisphosphatase; the encoded protein is MEAPQRNLALDLVRVTEAAALASARWLGRGDKNSGDQAAVDAMRLSFNSLAISGTVVIGEGEKDHAPMLYNGEKLGAGEGPGMDVAVDPVEGTNLLAYGRPNAISVVGVAPTGMMLDPGPSFYMQKLVVPTAARNMVDINAPVKDNLTKIAKALNKDVDDLVVFVLEKPRHHGLIQEIRDAGARIQLHTDGDVAGALMVVDPRCQVDVMMGTGGTPEGVLAACAIRIMGGEMFARFDPQSENEKIAMEDQGYDLRDIMTVNDLVKSDDIFFSATGISGGTFLRGVRYLGYGAETTSLVMRGKTGTVRQIEAVHTWDKLMKISAVKYD